Proteins from one Clupea harengus chromosome 17, Ch_v2.0.2, whole genome shotgun sequence genomic window:
- the LOC105890085 gene encoding arylamine N-acetyltransferase, pineal gland isozyme NAT-10-like: MEMDLQAYLKRIGYSGSVKPTLETLQQVHRCHMLTVPFESLTIHSGGKVEMELQWLYEKVVVQRRGGFCYENNGLFSWLLTQLGFQVTILAAQVRNRFTGLFGPPFDHIIMMVTLEGQRWLCDVGFGACYELPLSLETPSPQKQVHGVFRLKHQGDMIFLESSAEAQGDVQGGVKDATLGGEINWTALYKFTLQPRQWKDFINMCEYHQTSPSSLFYCKSLCSLLLPHGRITYMGYRLLVTTYPAEDGCPVVKTTQDLTDDEIPGVLKDQFGIELSSPLTPKDENIVPPSVKY, encoded by the coding sequence ATGGAAATGGATCTGCAAGCGTATTTAAAACGCATTGGTTACTCAGGATCTGTCAAGCCAACTCTGGAAACTTTGCAGCAGGTACACCGCTGCCACATGCTGACAGTGCCCTTCGAGAGTCTCACCATTCACAGTGGCGGCAAGGTTGAAATGGAACTCCAATGGCTGTACGAAAAAGTAGTCGTGCAGCGCCGAGGAGGGTTTTGCTACGAAAATAACGGTCTGTTCTCCTGGCTCTTGACTCAGTTGGGATTCCAAGTAACTATACTCGCAGCTCAAGTGAGAAACCGATTCACGGGTTTGTTTGGGCCCCCATTTGATCACATAATCATGATGGTGACGCTTGAGGGCCAGAGGTGGTTATGTGATGTGGGCTTTGGTGCTTGCTATGAGCTACCCCTCTCTCTTGAAACACCCAGTCCTCAAAAGCAGGTTCATGGAGTCTTCCGGCTGAAGCATCAAGGAGATATGATCTTTCTTGAGAGCAGTGCAGAAGCACAAGGTGATGTGCAAGGTGGAGTGAAAGATGCAACCCTTGGAGGTGAGATAAATTGGACAGCGCTCTACAAATTCACCCTTCAGCCTCGACAGTGGAAGGATTTCATAAATATGTGCGAGTACCACCAGACCTCTCCCAGCTCTCTCTTCTACTGCAAGTCTCTCTGCTCGCTGCTTTTGCCCCATGGCAGGATCACGTACATGGGCTATAGACTGTTGGTCACCACTTACCCCGCAGAAGATGGATGCCCTGTGGTAAAAACCACACAAGATCTGACTGATGATGAGATTCCAGGAGTACTAAAAGACCAGTTCGGAATTGAGCTTtcttctccactcacaccaaaGGATGAGAACATTGTGCCTCCCTCAGTCAAGTACTAA
- the ropn1l gene encoding ropporin-1-like protein isoform X2, protein MPPPDTMYCAQQINIPPELPDILKQFTKAAIRTQPDDVLKWSAAYFSALSKNEPLPVKGRLETSPSTATKQTGLTPALLKVLHQQSLNRAELQMKWKGLSLPSDELDSLLSLGNFSDVIDWMQFFALGCSLLGGSIKSALKCACEILTDEPEDSSAHIPFDIFVSLYTYLARLDGDIPQDQIDSFIQNLQEDAARSGGRVQPSDFTGLPGENAE, encoded by the exons ATGCCACCACCTGATACCATGTACTGTGCTCAACAAATCAACATTCCTCCAGAATTGCCTGACATTTTAAAGCAGTTTACCAAAGCAGCCATAAGAACACAGCCAGATGATGTGCTAAAATGGTCAGCTGC TTATTTTTCTGCATTATCGAAAAATGAACCTCTTCCAGTCAAAGGGAGGTTAGAAACATCACcatcaacagcaacaaaacaaacTGGACTTACTCCCGCCCTTCTCAAAGTCCTTCACCAACAG TCCCTGAATAGGGCAGAGTTGCAGATGAAATGGAAAGGGCTTTCTCTGCCCTCAGACGAACTGGATTCACTCTTGTCTCTGGGTAATTTCAGTGACGTGATTGATTGGATGCAGTTCTTTGCTCTTGGCTGCAGTCTACTGGGTGGG TCCATCAAAAGTGCTCTGAAATGTGCGTGTGAGATCCTCACGGACGAGCCAGAAGACAGTTCTGCTCACATCCCCTTCGACATATTTGTCAGTTTGTACACATACCTGGCCCGTCTGGATGGAGATATCCCACAGGACCAGATTGACAGCTTCATACAGAATCTACAGGAGGACGC GGCCCGCAGTGGAGGCAGGGTTCAGCCCTCGGACTTTACAGGCCTCCCTGGCGAAAACGCTGAGTAG
- the ropn1l gene encoding ropporin-1-like protein isoform X1 codes for MPPPDTMYCAQQINIPPELPDILKQFTKAAIRTQPDDVLKWSAAYFSALSKNEPLPVKGRLETSPSTATKQTGLTPALLKVLHQQLFTQKSLNRAELQMKWKGLSLPSDELDSLLSLGNFSDVIDWMQFFALGCSLLGGSIKSALKCACEILTDEPEDSSAHIPFDIFVSLYTYLARLDGDIPQDQIDSFIQNLQEDAARSGGRVQPSDFTGLPGENAE; via the exons ATGCCACCACCTGATACCATGTACTGTGCTCAACAAATCAACATTCCTCCAGAATTGCCTGACATTTTAAAGCAGTTTACCAAAGCAGCCATAAGAACACAGCCAGATGATGTGCTAAAATGGTCAGCTGC TTATTTTTCTGCATTATCGAAAAATGAACCTCTTCCAGTCAAAGGGAGGTTAGAAACATCACcatcaacagcaacaaaacaaacTGGACTTACTCCCGCCCTTCTCAAAGTCCTTCACCAACAG cTTTTCACCCAAAAGTCCCTGAATAGGGCAGAGTTGCAGATGAAATGGAAAGGGCTTTCTCTGCCCTCAGACGAACTGGATTCACTCTTGTCTCTGGGTAATTTCAGTGACGTGATTGATTGGATGCAGTTCTTTGCTCTTGGCTGCAGTCTACTGGGTGGG TCCATCAAAAGTGCTCTGAAATGTGCGTGTGAGATCCTCACGGACGAGCCAGAAGACAGTTCTGCTCACATCCCCTTCGACATATTTGTCAGTTTGTACACATACCTGGCCCGTCTGGATGGAGATATCCCACAGGACCAGATTGACAGCTTCATACAGAATCTACAGGAGGACGC GGCCCGCAGTGGAGGCAGGGTTCAGCCCTCGGACTTTACAGGCCTCCCTGGCGAAAACGCTGAGTAG
- the ankrd33ba gene encoding ankyrin repeat domain-containing protein 33B, which translates to MVLITEDRDGGGSSPAKGKQVQQGRSGSGGGIAQVYPIADTQVVLSEDDPLGPYESEGDYNGDFEEYDEFSELPDTRSIASDDSFYPLDGDFEDTEQTHNVCSESLEPLTLFQACCTNNAVMVKLMIRQGVIEEDVKETDQNNRSSLMVACYQGYVDVVIALSQCPHLDVNWQDNEGNTALITASQAGHITITNYLLNYFPGLDLEKKNCHGFTALMKAAMQGRVECVRALMLAGADVKVRDHGRQLTPREWAIFTGRYETAYAMWRLASRPCPKQISSSYQPEWPLLSVLVAKAQEPKGCLRRISESIRGAFSLANITDPVEDGALDHMVRITTALSSPLISTACHTVSPESPPRVGKRRYSVPEILKRQRAEKLKGLGPERLENQKKLFQNSRVVLLPKPKDRRTSLQPLLRDAPVLSTAEALRRGSLMQLHLVRRSSVRPGLVVPKVRVSKAPASANEPEKHHRRRSSSKETSQFLQIPKWRYKEVKDERKRQEEAERKRQEAAASQRQSPARKKK; encoded by the exons ATGGTGCTGATAACGGAGGACAGGGATGGGGGGGGATCTTCTCCGGCTAAAGGCAAACAAGTTCAGCAGGGTAGAAGTGGCAGCGGCGGCGGTATCGCACAAGTTTATCCCATAGCAGACACGCAAGTCGTTTTATCGGAAGATGACCCTCTCGGTCCATATGAATCCGAGGGTGATTACAACGGGGACTTTGAGGAGTACGATGAGTTCTCGGAACTACCTGATACCAGAAGCATCGCATCAGACGACTCTTTCTACCCACTGGACGGTGACTTCGAGGACACTGAACAAACCCACAACGTTTGCTCTGAAAGTCTGGAACCTCTAACTTTGTTTCAGGCATGCTGTACCAACAACGCTGTCATGGTCAAACTCATGATAAGACAAGGGGTAATAGAGGAGGATGTCAAAGAGACTGACCAGAACAATCGG TCGAGCCTGATGGTGGCGTGTTACCAAGGCTACGTGGACGTGGTCATCGCCCTCTCGCAGTGTCCGCACCTGGATGTGAACTGGCAGGACAACGAGGGCAACACCGCCCTCATCACGGCATCGCAAGCAG GGcacatcaccatcaccaacTACCTGCTCAACTACTTCCCGGGACTGGACCTGGAGAAGAAGAACTGCCACGGCTTCACCGCGCTCATGAAGGCGGCCATGCAGGGACGcgtggagtgtgtgcgtgccctCATGCTGGCag gAGCTGACGTGAAGGTCCGTGACCACGGACGCCAGCTGACCCCACGGGAGTGGGCCATCTTCACAGGGCGCTACGAGACGGCCTACGCCATGTGGCGCCTGGCGAGCCGCCCGTGCCCCAAGCAGATCTCCAGCTCCTACCAGCCTGAGTGGCCCCTGCTCTCCGTGCTCGTGGCCAAGGCCCAGGAGCCCAAGGGCTGCCTACGCCGCATCTCCGAGTCCATCCGCGGGGCATTCTCACTGGCCAACATCACCGACCCCGTGGAGGACGGCGCACTCGACCACATGGTCCGCATCACCACGGCGCTCAGCAGCCCCCTCATCAGCACCGCCTGCCACACAGTGAGCCCGGAGAGCCCGCCGCGCGTGGGCAAGCGCCGTTACTCCGTGCCCGAGATCCTGAAGAGGCAGCGGGCCGAGAAGCTGAAGGGCCTGGGGCCCGAGCGACTGGAGAACCAAAAGAAGCTCTTCCAGAACTCGCGGGTGGTTCTGCTCCCCAAGCCCAAGGACCGGCGCACCAGCCTGCAGCCGCTCCTGCGCGATGCGCCGGTACTGTCCACGGCCGAGGCCCTGCGGCGGGGGAGCCTGATGCAGCTGCACCTGGTGCGGCGGAGCAGCGTGCGGCCCGGCCTAGTGGTGCCCAAGGTGCGCGTGTCCAAGGCGCCGGCGTCTGCCAACGAGCCCGAGAAGCaccacaggaggaggagcagcagcaagGAGACCAGTCAGTTCCTGCAGATCCCCAAGTGGAGGTACAAGGAGGTgaaggatgagaggaagaggcaggaggaggcggagaggaagaggcaggagGCGGCGGCCTCACAGAGACAGTCTCCCGCCAGAAAGAAGAAGTGA